Part of the Zea mays cultivar B73 chromosome 4, Zm-B73-REFERENCE-NAM-5.0, whole genome shotgun sequence genome is shown below.
GAACTAGGCGGAGTTTGTTGTGATCATACTGGGAGAAGAGGGATCTGACAAACCGGGCCCACGCGACAGCGACAAAGATGCGAGTGCGCCTGGGTGTGCGGGTGAGGTGTGAGAAGCTAGCACGTGGGCCCTACTGGTCAGCAAATGCGACTAGCGTGGGTTGAGGTACAGGGTGGGCGGTAGGGTAAGAAAATGGGCAGGAAGTAGTAATGTAGATGGGCTGGCGGTGCAAGTAGTAGTGGCCCGCGGGTGAGAGGTTTTGGCCCACGAAGTCGACTAACCATTTCcctctattttctatttcttttcttttcttcttgttttattctaattttaGTATTCAAATTCAATTGAGTACAAGTTTCAAATTCCAATTTTATGCATCAATCAAATTCCAACATGCAATGCAAAATTATTTTAtgtatattatattaattattcTACTGCTTTTAGTTAGGCAAATATCTACTTCTCATTTTATTCACTTGGAGAAAAGGTTATTTTGAAGAGGTGGCAAACTTTAAAAGTTAATTCAGAAATAAATAGTCATTACTTATTTACTTTGATTAGTAGAGGGCAAATTATATCCTTTGTCTATATAtgttttttctattttttttgaAGGCACAAAGATTTTATAAAAATCAATAAAAGGGATAATATAACTGATTTAGGGAtctttttatatttattttaggAGAAGTAATTTCAAGGGTAAGAAAATGAAAGTTATTTTATTTCTGATTGAACACAATTAAGAAGAGGATTAGGAAGGCATAAGCATCTTCTATGTCAGGCCATCTATTAGGCGGGATGAGATGGTTCGAATAGAGGTAGGTTggggtaagaaagattatggcaaaAAAAGCTTCTATCCTtatggtggatcttgattcactTGGAGATGTTGTCTAGCTTCTGTCATGCCTTGATGAAGTTGATCCATCCCTTCTCCGATTTTGGTGTCTCCATCTGGGGTTTAGGAGGTTTAGATAGGTAGATGGTTGTGAAACATGGAATAGGTCAAACACggtctatctcgaaagaaccttcaagttaagcgtgcttgttttgaagcaatttgggatgggtgaccgaccgggaaaagttttctcgagtgcgcatgagtgaggacaaaaagTGCGCATAAAagcctcgtgttggtctgtgaggACAATATCCGTTTGATTGGTTGCCCGCATCATCTTATTCTGTACCATCGTGTGCGTTGACTTTATGTGAGCTACTGTTTGGTTACCTGTACGCGGGAAACGTGTCCAGCTTGAACAAATGCAACAtaagtcatttcattgcatctgtaGGAACGCCCAAAATTGGCATATCCACACGGCCACCCTCGCCGGAGCCTGCGCGCTCGTGCACACGTATCCAATCAGACTGTATCCGCGTGATTGGTTCACTATCGCGGGGATGCAGCTGCATCCGCGGGGTTTTAAAGCGCGGTGTATTTGGTAGCCTGACGAGTCGATACAGGCGCTCTCTATGCAAAAAATGCGGTTGAGCCAGGCTCCACGGAGATGGCCAATTGTTGCGTACGCTGGCGTGCAACCTGCATGCAGGCCCTGCTTATGCAGGGACACGCATACCTAGAATGTTTTTTAGATTGTTTTTCTAGTAAATCTTCTAATTAATATATTTAATCACCGAGCAGATTTTATATTTGTGTTTCTAAGACTTTTGTGAATAAAATTAGACCACTAATACTATATCGTATTTGAAAATTTATTTATGCACCATTCTCTAATACATGTTTTAGTGCAAATAACCAAACAAAGTCTGCCTTTAATCTGCACGAGTCTATACAAACAACCAAACAGAAGCGCTTGTATGAACTCACTCTGGTTCTACCAATACTGGCTAGACTTATGCTGGCATGTTCGACTTCTACAGTAACCAAACACATGGTATGTGATCTTAGAGAGTTGGCATCGGTCCAGGAGTGGACCGAGTGTTCCACCACTGCAGTTTTTCTCTTTCAGATTCATCAAAACACTTGTTCGTCGTTCCACCAACCGCGGAATCACGCATTTTTGTCGTCTCTCTGGCCAACGGTAACTCGTCACACTTGCCGTTGTCTTCACCGTTCATACACGGATCACCAGACATGCATGAACGAGAATGGGCCGGCGCACTGGACAATGGACATGGTCCGAAAAGCACAGCTGAGCTGCGCATGGCGCGGGCCCGCGTGGTCGTCAGGTTTCGTTGCGCGGTGTCTGTCCTGTTCCTGTCCTTGTTTCGTGCATCTTGCTGTCCTTGGCTTTGCTACAGCAAGCCTACAGCTAGCTGCTGGTTAAAGGGCTGCGGCGGACAGAAGAGGAATCGATAATTGAAACTTTTGGGCTTAATTTATGGTTAGTATCATTCTTTGATTTGACTGACATACTACTTGTGAAACATTTCTTGACACAAATCTAGCTGGCTGAAGAATATATATAGGCTTATACTGTACACATGTGACTCGTCCTGCTAAACGACAATCAAATCATAGTATTTTTTTTAACAAAAGACCGTGCCAGTTAGATAGGTCATGTTTGAGTGCCAACTACTCAACAACAATAATCAAATCGATCGAGCCACATGCGCATCGACAtgttctcttttccttttttttttgttCTTCTTCTGAAGAGTGGACCTGAAGGTGATCCTCGTCTGTTTATTTCGTCCTATAACATAGATGGAAAGAATTATAAAACAAAACCGTAACCATATACAGCAGACACCTCTCCCCAACACTGAACCGCGTCAGCTAGCTCGTGCATCACTACTGATCGATACCAACTACGCGCGCTGCTGGACTGTGCAACCTATACCATAGCTAGTACTAGTAGTGCTTGTGTGGCTTTGGGCGGAAGATGCTGATGTCCCTGTCGTTGACGTCCTGAACCGGCCTCGCGTTCTTCTCCATGCCCTGAAGCAGGTAAACACACGCGAgacaaaaaataaataaaaatcaggctgagaaaaaacaaacaaacTAAAACCAGCTTTCCTGGCGCCTTCCATTCCATCCAGAATGCTGGTCAAACACATTTGGGACTAAGAAGCAAGCGACGTCATGAACTTACGTCGTGCACGGCTTCCCTGAGCAGCTCCAGCTGGTGCCTGGACACGGTGCGGACCTGCATGCGCGAAATTAAAGTACACTCAGCAACCTCAGCCAAAAAAAAAAATGCTACAAAATCTACCAGACATGTTGGCTCGTTTTAAAACACGGTTGTTCGGACGTCAGCGCTATAGTCACGACTCACGATCGATCGAATGATGCCGTTTGGTTGGAATTCGGGGAAGAAAATTGCGCAGCGGGGCCACGGCCACTAACCCTCTTGACGACGGTCCAGATGACCCCCTCGGTGCAGGGCGGCGTGGTGAGGGAGCCCACGTAGCGGTAGTAGACGCTGGCCCTGCCGCGCGCGCGCCGGGGGTCCACCACGCCGATGGCCTCCTCCCGGTCCTGCCTGTCGGCGATCCGGTGGATGGACGGCTCCAGCGCTTGCAGGAACGGGTCCTCGGCGCCGATCTCGTAGAGCATGCCGATCACCGCCGCCTTGTTCGCCGAGCTCTCGTGCACCAGGTGCAGCTCCATGTCGTACCTGCGAGCGAGCGAGCATCTCGATCGGACCAGTCGTTACTTACCACTCCTATCTATTACCAACATGCTACATAATTCGATCGACGATCTATAAAAAGCAAGCAGTAATGAGGAATTACGCGGTCCACACGTACGCACGTCGAGTCTTTATTATATTATTGGCTCTCAACGACGACGACGAGACCAGCAGACCACCATTCATTCGTTCTCACCTGCGGCCGTCGACGGTGTGCTCGGTGGGCGAGTGCCAGTGCATCTGCTTCAGGTAGTACGCCGTGCCGTTGATCACCAGGAAGCCGGCGTCGCCCTTGAACCTCACCTGCAACCAAACAGTCAGCTGGCACTAGCCACGCCACGCACCAATGCTTCCCACCATGATGCACCACCAGCTAGCGAACCCCCCTCCCCCCCTTGCCGTCGCGTCACGTACCATGATGTCGTGGCCGCGGTTGGCGATGGCGGCCTCGGCGGGGCGGTAGGAGTGGGTGAGGTAGCCGAGGGACCGCACCAGCGAGACGCGCTCGTGGGAGAGGTCGATGGGGGACTGCATCCGCCCGGCGCTGCAGTTGCCCCACTCCGCCTTGATGCTGCCCCAGTGCTCCGGCCCGTTCTCGTCGCCGACGACGTAGCTGAACTCCTCCTCGTGCTCGGTTTCTTCCTGGGCTCTGGCGGCCGGGACGGCAACGGAGAGCAGGAAGGCCGCCGCGAGGAGCCGCGCGGCGGTGAGGCCGCGGAGGTGACCCATACCCTTCTGTAGCCTCTCCGCTTGCGGGCTCTGCTTTGCCTTTTTGGAAGCTGAACTGGTTTGGGATGAAGTGCCCCCCCGCACCGAGTCCGAGTATATAAAAGGCCGTCGTCTCGTCAGTGTGTTAATGCCAAaacacactcatattgttttTAAAAAAGAAACTTTTATTCTTATAAAACTCCATACTTTTACGATCGAGTCTCTTTCCATCATACAGTATGGTATTATTATATTTAATGTCTATAACATTTTGATATTAAAATCGGTTTAATAGAGGATGGTGTGGGCCAGGCATGCAGCCAGGACTACGATTCATGCCTCAGAACCAAACAACAAATTCTTGTAACCAAATCTTGGTGTAATAAAATATATGCAACATCGATGAACAACAAGCAAAAGTGAAAACAGACCGACAGGTCGAAAACCCCGTGCAAATAAAAAAAAGCTTTGTTGTGCTAACATGGTACATGTCGGAGGCTTCGttaaaaaacaaaacaaaacatggCCTTTAAAATTCTAAAGCTAACACACTATATGCATTTTATCATTCGTTCACAAGGCCATATTGATCAATATCTTCACATCAAGCCTCATCATATCGACATcttcataccaagaccttcacacAAAACCTTGTCGACACCTTCAAATAAAGCACTTCATATGGACCCTAATTGACATCTTTACGTGGAGCCTCGTCGATATCATTTTGGGTCCTTACAAGTGGACCCATACACTCGGGAGCAGGTGGGAGACATGATGCACGACAAAAACATTAGGTAGGAAACCGTAACATCTTGTTATGTGTGCCGCTGTGGCTATAGGGCGAGGGTATTTATAGGGTAACCAGGGGTAGGAAAACTTAGGTAAATTGTGCCACTGGCTAACAACTACATCCGAGAAATATATTGTGCAACGGGGTTAATTATAgggtgttgggggtcttcttctccgccgatggTCCTCAAGACAAAGGCATCATTGGCAAAGTAATTTTGAGGACTCTCTCTGTCGAAGGTCCTCGAGACAAAGATACCGTCTGAAAGCTACAATGATGAATACCGAAGCTACCACCGAAGGACGACAGCTTTGGCTTAAAACAATGCCAAAGATCAAATATGGAGCcgagccgaagaggaaaagactagctagtccctaatgatttatgttacagtTATGAATaaatgttaaggtcataaatgtatttttacccgggctgtgtcccgtgtttataaataggtgaacagtaccctcatactgttcacgctgaattgtaatcgctctcgcatcaacaccttcaAACAAACCGAAAGTATCATGTAATGTAGATTATGTTAATGTTCATGTATACATTATGAAATACTTATGTTTATAAGCCGATGGATTACATTCATTATCTCTATGTACTATTATTCTTatgaatgatgaaggtatgtccttcatgaccttcgtctaaagatcattatatccaagagcAGATAATGCTTTGAATGACGAAGGTCCTCGacttttaacaattgtgttgccttgttcttgattcacatcatttgagaacaaatgaccaacattggtgcccacctctggtgaactcacttccacaaccacgacaatggcttcgcaaggcGACCAAGCTGtgacaccttcggctacgaagctggtgctctcaatcacaggcggctcaagttctgaaccagccaataagaagcagaagaaggaagcacatagaagggtacaacatgttagagtgcagggacccttcattaagtccaagtggtctcatataccGATCACATTCTCCCAgcaagaccttcagctcaaggactaccctcataatgatgcaatggtcatatcttttGTTATCAAGGGGTTTCTAGTTCACAATGTCCTTGTAAACACAAGCAGTGCAACAAATATCGTCTTAGCAAAAGCCTTCAGGCAGATGCAGGAGcaggatgacaagatacatgatgcaacacaccccctaTGTGGCTTCGTAGGAAGGCAGATAGTGGCACTCAGAAAGataacaatgccaatcaccttcggttatgttcaaaacacaagaacagaacaagttgtatttgacattgtcgatatggactatccctacaatgcaatcattagtCGAGGGACATTGAATGCCTTCAAAGCAATACTCCATCCAACATatttgtgcatgaagataccatctgaCCAAGGTCCCATCGTTGTGCATGGAagtcaagaggctgctagaagggccaaagggaactggacagattcaaaggccatccataacataaatgaagccgaagctcatcaaCAGTATAAACATAAAAGAGACAAGCCTGCCTCAGCAGATaaactaaagcctatgcttttgtgtgaagacatagccgagcagaaggtgttgctggggtcCCAGTTGTCTGATGAACAAGAGaaaattttgttgaagttcctgtTCAACAACAATGATGTTTTTTCTTGGTCAACCAATGATCTttatggtgtcaacagagatgtcattgaacactcactcaatgtagacccGACCATTAGACCAaggaagcagaagcttcggaagatatccgatgacaaagccgaaggggcAAGAAACGAGGTCAAAAGACTCCTGAGTGCCGAAGTAATTAGAGAGGtgacatatccagaatggctagccaatactgtgatggtaaagaaggccaatggaaagtggagaatgtgtattgattttacagacCTTAACAAGGTGTGCCCGAAGGACGAGTTCCCCTTGCCAAGAATGGACTCCCTTATGGATGCAGCAACTACctcggagctcatgagtttattggactgctattcaggctatcatcaaatctggatgaagaaggaggacgaacctaaaacaagcttcataacccctagtgggacctattgctaccttcggatgctcgaggggctcaagaatgctagaggaagctttaGCATAATGACCTCCAAGGTCCTTAGCTCTCAGATTGGCAAGAATGTTCTGACATATGTTGacaatatcattgtaaaaagcacgaagcaagaaaatcatattgccgacttgcaagaaacatttgccgatTTTAGGAAGGCTGGTCTCAAGctcaatccagagaaatgtgtcttcggggtgaagaAGGAAAAATTTCTTGGGTGCCTTGTATCAGCAAAAGGAATTGAGGCAAATCCAAGTAAAATAGAAGCTATGctttggatggagccaccaaggacGAGAAAGGATGCTCAGAGATTAACAGGAAGGCTATCATCTTTAAACAGATTCatctcaagatcagcagagaggaattttccattcttcgaagtgctaaaaTCAGCCGAAATCTTGCAATGGGGACCAACTCaacaaaaggctttcgaagagctgaagcaatatctgatacaaCTAACAACATTGACCCACCTTCGTCACGAGTCCCATTGCTACTTTATGTAGCTGCTTCCCATGCTGCAGTCAGTGCAACACTGGTGCAGgagaaacaagatgatcaagcgaAGAAGCAAgttccaatatactttgtatccgaagtacttagtccatcaaaaagaaattacacagagctagagaaggtgttatatgctgtattgatggcctccagaaagctttggCATTATTTCCAGTCATACCACATTATAGTACCTTCGTCTCAGCCTCTCAAGGACATTATAAGAAACAGAGAAGACACGGGAAGAGTTAGAAAGTTGGCCACATAactgaatgaattcactattgattttgtccatagatcttcgatccaatcctaagcgttagcagacttcattgctgattggatgccaggggctcaggacgaaGGAAGCACAGCAGAtaatgaagcctggacagtgttctgTGATGGGTAATGGGAAAACCTCACCGCAGGTGCAGCTGCTATCCTAATTTCACCATCCAAGATCAAAATCTGCTACACAGCCAGATTAGagttcaactgcacaaataacattgtagagtacgaagctcttctcttggggcttcgaaagcttaaGACAATGAGAATAAGAAGGACTATCCTCAAATCTGACTCACAGGCCATGTTGATAAAAGTAGCATAGCAAGGGATTCGAAGCTTGAGAAGTATCTTGATACAGTCCGAAGAATGGAAGCCTCTTTCAAAGGTTTCTCAGTAAAGAAcatcccaagaggagaaaataAGCATGCAGATCTACTGGCTAAATCAACGTCACAGGGGCTCCCActcccttcggaagtattctttaaaACTCtgaaagcaccttcagtcgagctcatggagcgaGCGGTGCTTACAATCTCGCCAGTACATAGCAAAGATTtgaggactgagattgtatctttcctaCAAGGAAATTATCCTTCAGACGACAAAGTTTACATAAAAAGAATGCAAGCCAGGACAAGGCCCTATAAGATCATAGAAGGAGAATTGTTCAAACAACGAGTTTGTTCTCCATTGTTGAAGTgtctgtctagagccgaaggtcaagaactaatgaaagagatacatacaGGGGTGTGCggagctcatattgggtctaggcctttgcttgaaaaagttttcagacaaggattttattggccgaaggcagctttggatgcagtagatctagttcaaaaatgtgaaaactgccaCAAGTGCGCTAGAGATAAAAACAACCTTTGTCTTTAACTCAGCTAatccagcccacttggccattagaaaggtggggcctagatttattaggcccacttccaccagcacaaggaaacttgaaatatgttgtggtagcggtGGAGTACTTTTCAAAGTGGATCAAAGCTAAACCCTTAGCTACAATCATTTCGGCcacggttcagaagttcttctggtagaatattgtttgccgattcgatgtgccgaaggctatcatggTTGATAACAGAactcagtttgatgctgaaacattcaaaactttttgtgaccaaattggtacaaaaatGCATTTTGCATCCGCGAGGCATCTAGAATCAAATAGATTGGTAGAACGAGCTAACAAAATCATTAtaataggaataatgaagtcaatcttcaatctgccaaaaggaaagtggccagatgaactgGTAAAAGTGGTATGGAACCATAAAACTATTGTCTCAAGATCAACAGGGTTTACCCTGTTCAAGCTTTTATTCgatgatgaagcaataacaccatAAGAAGCAAGAACATGTTCAATAAGGATCTTAGCTTTGACAGAAGATGAAGAGGCATGCAAAATAACAAAagataccatagaagggaccaggctTCAGGAAATagatcacatcaataaatatcaggccgaaacaattaaatggcaagATAGAATGGTAAGATTAaagaatatcaagccaggacacttggtgcttcgaagagtggccaacccagacacagtgggaaagcttcagcttaagtgggaaggttctttcttggtggtgtcttc
Proteins encoded:
- the LOC100280638 gene encoding carbonic anhydrase isoform X1, with translation MGHLRGLTAARLLAAAFLLSVAVPAARAQEETEHEEEFSYVVGDENGPEHWGSIKAEWGNCSAGRMQSPIDLSHERVSLVRSLGYLTHSYRPAEAAIANRGHDIMVRFKGDAGFLVINGTAYYLKQMHWHSPTEHTVDGRRYDMELHLVHESSANKAAVIGMLYEIGAEDPFLQALEPSIHRIADRQDREEAIGVVDPRRARGRASVYYRYVGSLTTPPCTEGVIWTVVKRVSGRGPAAQFSSPNSNQTASFDRSSAPCPGTSWSCSGKPCTTAWRRTRGRFRTSTTGTSASSAQSHTSTTSTSYGIGCTVQQRA
- the LOC100280638 gene encoding carbonic anhydrase precursor, with product MGHLRGLTAARLLAAAFLLSVAVPAARAQEETEHEEEFSYVVGDENGPEHWGSIKAEWGNCSAGRMQSPIDLSHERVSLVRSLGYLTHSYRPAEAAIANRGHDIMVRFKGDAGFLVINGTAYYLKQMHWHSPTEHTVDGRRYDMELHLVHESSANKAAVIGMLYEIGAEDPFLQALEPSIHRIADRQDREEAIGVVDPRRARGRASVYYRYVGSLTTPPCTEGVIWTVVKRVRTVSRHQLELLREAVHDGMEKNARPVQDVNDRDISIFRPKPHKHY